A single window of Lutzomyia longipalpis isolate SR_M1_2022 chromosome 1, ASM2433408v1 DNA harbors:
- the LOC129786919 gene encoding attractin-like protein 1, with product MFQFIYLAKYRRKWVWLSPVVLLVVTLFVEVSTKCSEHDEDPNGSCMNGGFCRNGTCVCPEGWQGSECQFCGGKVRLTQPWGNIHDGIGNYSIGVKCSWLIDARDHGVTASRRPSSIRIHLEEFATECGWDHLYVYDGDSVESPLLAVFSGLMYKQNFSIRRVPDVVAHSGSALLHFFSDDAYNMSGFNISYKINGCPTTDSHLVCSGHGFCDEGICNCDAFYIGSACNVPICPSNCSAHLGQGVCDREGHACSCNAGFAGSDCSQLESLGFFDTVEPDFAPEGSASHGAAVWRDTLHIISGESYGRGQLLTMYDFNGNVWETAHVEGTNYPEMRYGASTVMYGDKIFMYGGVIGHKGVCGELWAFDVSARSWENITVKIDQCNATYAMCGPLKSAGHTATLIPGYDNGKKGNYQYMVVIFGHSPQFGYLNTVQEYNFGTREWKIVTTRGFPVKGGYGHSASYDWLTEKIYVYGGIVSESESNQLLSNKLYSYEPFTRTWTLLTAASTARFLHTANFISPGLMMVFGGNTHNDTSHSFGAKCYSRELMVYDVICDSWHIQRMPEELRTDLARFGHSAVMFEKSLYIYGGFDGQMIGDMLKYTPGNCHSLQKPEACLNTRPGVKCVWDIQKSKCHAVADVQKTVVFSRDQDVYITCPEVSRIKMTQQHLHDAERCGELNDCQSCVSTSFGCTYCGGGACTKDKCREPLLDGNASIPVKEIDQCVRDPNPVCLQLHGCQACTANTQCHWDYEASRCKAAGNRTANDIVDTLPCPPACAALTSCENCTQGECIWCQNEQRCVDKNAYTASFPYGQCREWTTLSSKCRAAVSGKSQCGFYRTCSQCRDDPACGWCDDGSRTGLGKCLPGGDSGPQEEMECPAHRWHFTHCPSCQCNGHSTCLDGHVCRQPCGNLTTGPHCDKCRTGYWGNPVNGGTCQKCECNGQATHCNSETGKCYCSTKGLAGDHCEKCDATNHYHGDPSKGSCYYDLTIDYQFTFNLSKKDDRHFTQINFRNSPMKSDVDADFTIICSVPAKMNITIRTAGGPEKPLITGVNCSTFRHRFSKTEHLFGVEDNVTLTTFYVYVYEFQPPLWIQIAFSQYPKLNLQQFFITFSTCFLLLLLMAAILWKIKQKYDMFRRRQRLFVEMEQMASRPFSQVIVEIENRDYNELSPAVETIATVPKKRKKDAPSPIALEPCSGNRAAVLSLLVRLPTGGHQHAPPGQVAGLAVASALVTLGNPRRPSIEHPKEPKAKRKQSQHPDSCI from the exons ATGTTTCAATTTATCTATTTAGCAAAATATCGGCGAAAATGGGTCTGGCTCTCTCCCGTGGTGCTCCTAGTGGTGACCCTGTTCGTGGAAGTGTCCACAAAGTGCAGTGAACACGACGAAGACCCCAATGGCTCCTGCATGAATGGCGGATTCTGCAGGAATGGGACTTGCGTGTGTCCGGAGGGCTGGCAGGGTTCAGAGTGCCAGTTTTGCGGTGGAAAAGTCAG ACTCACCCAACCCTGGGGCAACATCCACGACGGCATCGGCAACTACTCGATCGGTGTAAAGTGCAGCTGGCTGATTGATGCCCGCGACCACGGTGTGACGGCCTCCCGCAGGCCATCGAGCATCCGGATCCACCTGGAGGAGTTTGCCACGGAGTGTGGATGGGACCATCTCTATGTGTACGATGGCGATAGTGTGGAGTCCCCGTTACTAGCTGTGTTCAG TGGCCTCATGTACAAGCAAAACTTCTCAATTCGTCGCGTTCCGGACGTGGTGGCGCACTCGGGATCCGCCCTGTTGCACTTTTTCAGTGACGACGCATACAATATGTCGGGCTTCAATATTTCCTACAAGATAAACGGATGTCCCACCACTGATTCGCATCTCGTGTGCTCCGGACATGGTTTCTGCGACGAGGGAATTTGCAATTGTGATGCTTTTTATATTGGATCCGCCTGTAATGTGCCAATTTGTCCAAGCAACTGTTCCGCCCACCTTGGCCAGGGGGTCTGTGATCGAGAAGGTCATGC ATGTTCGTGCAATGCTGGATTTGCAGGGAGCGATTGCTCTCAGCTGGAATCACTCGGGTTCTTTGATACGGTTGAACCAGATTTCGCCCCGGAAGGTAGTGCCTCGCATGGGGCAGCTGTTTGGCGCGATACACTCCACATAATTTCCGGAGAGAGCTACGGGCGTGGTCAGTTGCTGACAATGTATGATTTCAATGGGAATGTATGGGAGACGGCTCATGTGGAGGGAACAAATTATCCCGAAATGCGCTATGGGGCCTCAACGGTGATGTATGGGGATAAGATCTTTATGTATGGGGGTGTAATTGGCCACAAGGGGGTGTGCGGGGAGTTGTGGGCATTCGATGTGAGTGCACGCAGCTGGGAGAATATCACCGTGAAGATTGATCAGTGCAATGCAACGTACGCCATGTGTGGTCCCCTAAAGTCAGCGGGGCACACAGCGACGCTCATACCGGGCTATGATAATGGGAAGAAGGGCAATTATCAGTACATGGTGGTCATTTTTGGGCATTCACCGCAATTTGGGTACCTCAACACGGTGCAAGAGTACAATTTTGGCACGcgtgagtggaaaattgtcacAACACGAGGATTCCCGGTGAAAGGTGGCTACGGACACAGTGCCAGCTATGACTGGCTGACGGAGAAGATCTACGTCTACGGTGGGATTGTGTCTGAGAGTGAAAGCAATCAATTGCTAAGCAATAAACTCTACAGCTATGAACCATTCACGAGAACATGGACACTCCTCACGGCTGCATCGACGGCGAGATTCCTCCATACGGCGAATTTCATCTCACCGGGTCTCATGATGGTATTCGGGGGGAACACCCACAATGATACGTCACACAGCTTCGGTGCCAAATGCTATAGTCGCGAATTAATGGTGTACGATGTGATTTGCGATTCATGGCACATTCAGCGGATGCCAGAGGAATTGCGTACTGATCTCGCACGTTTTGGCCATTCGGCGGTGATGTTTGAGAAATCCCTCTACATCTACGGGGGTTTCGACGGGCAAATGATTGGGGATATGCTAAAGTACACACCTGGCAATTGTCATAGTCTCCAGAAGCCGGAGGCGTGTCTCAATACACGTCCCGGGGTGAAGTGCGTGTGGGACATTCAGAAATCCAAATGTCATGCTGTTGCGGATGTGCAGAAAACCGTTGTCTTCAGCCGAGATCAGGATGTCTACATAACCTGCCCCGAAGTGAGTCGCATTAAGATGACGCAGCAACATCTTCATGATGCTGAGCGATGCGGAGAGCTGAATGATTGCCAGAGTTGCGTATCAACGTCATTTGGATGCACGTACTGCGGTGGAGGGGCATGTACGAAGGATAAATGCCGTGAACCATTGCTCGATGGGAATGCATCGATTCCCGTGAAGGAGATTGATCAGTGTGTACGAGATCCCAATCCTGTTTGCCTGCAATTGCATGGATGTCAAGCATGTACGGCTAATACGCAGTGCCATTGGGATTACGAAGCGAGTAGGTGCAAAGCGGCTGGGAATCGTACAGCTAATGATATTGTCGATACCCTACCGTGTCCACCGGCATGCGCTGCCCTCACGAGCTGTGAAAATTGCACGCAAG GTGAATGTATCTGGTGCCAAAATGAACAGAGGTGCGTGGATAAAAATGCCTACACAGCTAGTTTCCCGTACGGGCAGTGTCGAGAGTGGACTACATTGTCCAGCAAATGTAGGGCTGCTGTGTCCGGAAAGTCACAATGTGGCTTCTACCGGACATGTTCACAGTGTAGGGATGATCCAGCATGCGGATGGTGCGATGATGGGTCACGCACGGGTTTGGGTAAATGTCTCCCAGGGGGTGATAGTGGACCTCAGGAGGAGATGGAATGTCCAGCACATCGTTGGCACTTTACACACTGCCCCAGCTGCCAGTGCAATGGGCACAGCACCTGCTTAGATGGTCATGTGTGTCGTCAACCCTGTGGCAATCTCACCACAGGTCCTCATTGCGATAAATGCCGTACTGGCTATTGGGGCAACCCCGTCAATGGGGGCACATGTCAGAAGTGCGAATGCAACGGACAAGCAACGCACTGCAACAGTGAGACGGGCAAGTGCTATTGCAGCACAAAAGGTCTCGCGGGGGATCATTGTGAGAAGTGTGATGCAACAAATCACTACCATGGGGATCCAAGCAAGGGTAGCTGCTACTACGATCTCACAATTGACTACCAATTCACATTTAATCTCTCCAAGAAGGATGATCGACACTTTACACAAATAAACTTTCGCAATTCCCCCATGAAGTCAGACGTGGATGCTGACTTTACCATCATCTGCAGCGTCCCGGCGAAAATGAACATCACAATCCGTACGGCTGGAGGTCCGGAAAAACCCCTTATTACCGGTGTCAATTGCTCCACATTCCGGCATCGCTTCTCAAAGACAGAACATCTCTTTGGTGTGGAGGACAATGTGACCCTAACAACGTTCTATGTGTACGTGTATGAATTTCAACCGCCACTTTGGATTCAAATAGCTTTCTCGCAGTATCCTAAATTGAAtcttcagcaatttttcatcacattttccac ttgttttcttctccttctcctGATGGCGGCTATTCTGTGGAAGATAAAGCAAAAGTACGATATGTTTAGGAGGCGGCAGAGGTTATTTGTTGAGATGGAGCAAATGGCTTCGCGTCCCTTTAGCCAAGTTATTGTGGAGATTGAAAACAGGGATTACAATGAACTCTCCCCGGCCGTTGAAACCATTGCGACTGTGCCGAAGAAGCGAAAAAAG GACGCACCAAGTCCAATCGCCCTAGAGCCATGCAGCGGCAATAGAGCTGCGGTTCTTTCACTTCTAGTCCGGCTACCGACAG GTGGCCATCAACATGCTCCGCCAGGGCAGGTGGCTGGATTGGCGGTGGCAAGTGCTCTTGTGACTCTCGGCAATCCACGAAGGCCATCCATTGAGCACCCCAAGGAGCCTAAAGCTAAACGAAAACAGAGTCAACATCCAGACAgttgtatataa